Proteins encoded together in one Marinithermus hydrothermalis DSM 14884 window:
- the surE gene encoding 5'/3'-nucleotidase SurE — protein sequence MRILVTNDDGIFSPGIKALAQALAEVGEVYVVAPDVEQSAVGHGITVRRPLRFKHTASAGLEPIPAYRVDGTPADCVVLGVHLLGRPDLIASGINIGVNLGLDLTHSGTVAGALEGTSMGIPSIAFSMDVSGQEELDFSHAAREAARIARWVLEHGLPPKTLLNVNFPTGRPKGFKVTHLSTHRYEDSVIERLDPNGVPYYWIAGEPTGEEEPGSDLWAVKNGYVSITPVSLDYTDYALKERLQDRWPVQDPH from the coding sequence ATGCGCATCCTGGTCACGAACGACGACGGCATCTTCTCCCCCGGCATCAAAGCCCTCGCCCAAGCCCTAGCGGAAGTGGGCGAGGTCTATGTGGTCGCGCCGGACGTGGAGCAGTCCGCGGTCGGACACGGCATCACCGTGCGCCGCCCCCTGCGCTTCAAGCACACGGCTTCCGCCGGCCTCGAGCCCATCCCCGCCTACCGGGTGGACGGCACTCCGGCGGACTGTGTGGTGCTGGGCGTGCACCTGTTGGGCCGGCCCGACTTGATCGCCTCCGGGATCAACATCGGGGTGAACCTAGGCCTCGATCTCACACACTCCGGCACGGTCGCGGGGGCCCTCGAGGGCACCTCGATGGGCATCCCCTCGATCGCGTTCAGCATGGACGTGAGCGGGCAGGAGGAGCTGGACTTCTCTCACGCGGCGCGCGAAGCGGCCCGCATCGCCCGCTGGGTTCTGGAGCACGGCCTGCCCCCCAAGACCCTCTTGAACGTGAACTTCCCCACCGGCCGCCCCAAGGGGTTTAAGGTCACGCACCTCTCCACGCACCGGTACGAGGACTCGGTGATCGAGCGCCTCGACCCGAACGGCGTGCCGTACTACTGGATCGCGGGGGAGCCCACCGGGGAGGAGGAGCCCGGCTCGGACCTGTGGGCGGTCAAGAACGGGTACGTCTCCATCACCCCGGTCAGCCTGGACTACACCGACTACGCCCTAAAGGAACGCCTTCAGGATCGCTGGCCCGTCCAGGA